The stretch of DNA CCCAGGGATTGCCCAGGCGTAGCCACTCGTCGGGATACTCGACCTGCCATCCTTTTATTATCTTCTGGTTGAATATCCCGTAGTCATATCTTATCCCGTAGCCGGTAGCGGCTATGCCGAGCGTAGCCATGGAATCCAGAAAACACGCCGCGAGCCTTCCCAGGCCACCGTTCCCCAAACCAGCGTCCAGCTCCTTGTCCCGCAGGTCTTCCAGGTCATAACCGAGTTCCGAGAGTGCTTCCGTCGTGGTATTCTCCAGTCCAAGGTTCATTATGTTATTGCCTAATAGCCGTCCAAGCAGGAATTCGAGCGAGAGATAATAAACGCGTTTACAGTTCTCGGCGTGGTAAAGTTGCTGTGTAAGTATCCATTTCTCGATTATCCGGTCTCGTATGGCTATCGCGAGCGACTTGAAATTGTCATAATCCGTGGCGGTATAGATATCTTTCGCGAGCGCGTACCGCCTGTTATGCATAAAAGCCTCTTTAAGGTCCTCCGTATCGGCTTTCACGATCTTCTGGGTATCTTTCTTCTCTATCATATGCCCGCCCTTCCCTGCTTTGCCCGATCGCACGGCCCGTGCTTGCTTTAAAACTTGGATACACTGTTATTATAATTGCTGCTATTTACTATAGCAAGACAATAGCGAGAGTTCATCTGGATATCATCTTGATGAACTCTTCCTCGCTGAGGACTTTCACTCCGATCTTTTTCGCTTTATCGAGTTTCGACCCGGCCTTTTCCCCGGCCACCAGTATATCCGTACCCGGCCCGACGCTGGAAGAGGCCTGCCCTCCCATCGACTCCACTAGTTTTTCCGCTTCGGTCCGGGACATGGCGCTCATCGTACCGGTGAACACTACCTTCTTTCCTGAGAACACGCCGTCCTTCTTTTTCTCCACCGCTTTTATCCTGACGCCGGTTTTCTGTATCTTCCCCACCGCGGCGATATTATGTTTTTCGGAGAACCATTCGACGATACTTTCGGCTATTTCCGGCCCTATCTCGTTTATTTCCACCAGCTCCTCTTTCGTCGCCGCCATTATCCTGTCCAGCGTACCGAACTTATCGGCGATAAGCTTCGCGATATGTTTCCCGACGTTCTTTATCCCTAGCCCATAAAGGAACCTGTCGAGGGTAATATCCTTACTTTTCTCTATAGCGCCAAGGATGTTCGCCATCTTCCTGTCCTTGAACCCCTCGAGCGCGGAAAGGTCCTCACGCTTGATATCGTAAAGTGACGCGATCCCGGTTATGATATCCCTGTCATAAAGAAGCGCCACCGTTTTTTCCGAAAGTCCCTCTATGTCCGCGGCGTCCTTCGACGCGTAATGCGTTATGGCTTCTTTCGCCTGAGCGGGGCATGACAGGCCGTTCGGGCACCTGTAAAATACATCCTCTTTTTCTATGTGGCCGCCGCAGCTCGGACATTTGGACGGCATACGGAAATCCTTCTCCTTACCGGTCCTCTTCTCCTTGAGCACTCCTGATATGTACGGGATAACGTCCCCGGCGCGTTCCACCTTCACATAGTCTCCTATCTTCACCCCGAGCCGCTCGATCTGGTCCATATTATGGAGCGTCGCGCGTGACACGGTGACCCCTCCCACTTCGACCGGGTTAAGGAGCGCGAGCGGCGTGAGCGTTCCCGTACGCCCGACCTGTACAATAATATTCTCGACCCGCGTGATCTCTTTTCTCGGTTTGAATTTATATGCTACGGCCCATTTCGGGTTGTTGGTCCTCATGCCCAGCTTTTCCTGGAGCCGTATGTCGTCCACCTTGATAACAACACCGTCTATCTCATAGTCCATCCGCTCCCTTTTTTCCTCCATCCGGTGATGATAGGAAATGGCTTCCCGTATATCCGCGCAGTGTTCTATATCGGGAGCTTCTCCGAATCCCAGCGCCGTCAGCCTTTTCAGCGCCTCTTTCTGCGTCCCGGGCATCCCGTCCGAAATATCCATGATCTGGTACACATAAACATGAAGTTTCCTCGCGGCCGTTACCTCCGGGTCCAGCTGCCGCATGGAACCCGCTACGACGTTCCGCGGATTGGCGAACATGTCTCGTCCTTTTTCCGCCTGCTTTCTGTTAAGCTCCTGGAAGTCGCTGATGTGCATCATGACCTCTCCGCGCACGGATAAAAGATCGGGCACGTTCTTTCCCTTTAGTTTCTTCGGTACGTTCGATATGGTCCTTACATTGAGCGTCACGTCCTCACCGATGAAACCGTCACCCCTGGTGACGCCGCGCGCGAGCTCCCCTTTTTCATACACGAGCTCAATGCTCATACCGTCAAATTTGGGTTCGCACACGTATCCGGACATATGCCCGGCTTCTTTCTCGCAAGTCCAGTCGAAACGCGTAGCCCCGTCCTCGGCATTCACGCTCTCCAGGCTGAGCATAGGCACGATATGCCGCACCTTTTTAAGTTTGTCCGTAACGGGGGCCCCGACCGTACGCGTAGGGGAATCCTGCGTGGCGTATTCGGGATGCCCCTTTTCCAGTTCCTTGAGCTCCGCCATGAGGCCGTCATACGCCGAGTCCGATATGCTCGGAGCGCCTTCCGTATAATAAAGCCGGTTATGTTCGAGTATCTCTTTTTTCAGCCGCTCTATTCTTTTTTTTATGTTCTCTGCCATCCGTCTCAGCTTCTCCGTCCCCTGATCTTCTTGATGAGCGCGTCATACCCATGCGTGTTCAGCACATCTTTTTTCTCCAGCCAGCCCCTGCGGGCCGTCACGACCCCGTAGAACATGAGATCCATCTGGGCCACGCTGTGGGCGTCCGTGTTTATAGCCACTCCCGCGCCCAGTTCCTTTGCCCTCATCGAGTTCACATCGTTCAGGTCTATCCTCTCACCATGCGTGTTTATCTCAAGGAAGACCCCCGCTTCAGCGGCCTTGCTGAAGACCCTGTCCATGTCCGCCTCTAGGCCCTTCCTTGTCGATATCAGCCTACCGGATGGATGGGCCAGGATATTGACGTACGGGTTGTCGAGGCATCTCAATATGCGCTCCGTCTGTTTTTCCCTGTCGAGCGAGAAGTTCGAGTGTATGGCCGCCACAACAAGGTCCAGCTCCTTGAGCGCGTAGTCCTCCAGGTCAAGCGTACCGTCCGCCAGGATATCCACTTCCACACCAGCCAGTATCTTAAGCCCTTTTACGGAACGGGCGACCTTTCTTATCCTGTCGGCGTGGGCAAGTATCTCTTTCTCGTCCATCCCTTTCGCTATCCTTATGAGCTTGGAATGGTCCGTTATGGCGATATACTCATAGCCCTTGTCCTTCGCCGCTTCAGCCAGCTCCTTTATGGTAGCGGTGCCGTCGGTCGCGTTGGTATGTAGATGCAGGTCCCCTTTTAAATCGTCCAGTTCCACCAGACGCGAAGGCAGGGTCCCGGAAAGAGCCGCCTCTATCTCTCCTCTGTTCTCGC from Candidatus Omnitrophota bacterium encodes:
- the ligA gene encoding NAD-dependent DNA ligase LigA encodes the protein MAENIKKRIERLKKEILEHNRLYYTEGAPSISDSAYDGLMAELKELEKGHPEYATQDSPTRTVGAPVTDKLKKVRHIVPMLSLESVNAEDGATRFDWTCEKEAGHMSGYVCEPKFDGMSIELVYEKGELARGVTRGDGFIGEDVTLNVRTISNVPKKLKGKNVPDLLSVRGEVMMHISDFQELNRKQAEKGRDMFANPRNVVAGSMRQLDPEVTAARKLHVYVYQIMDISDGMPGTQKEALKRLTALGFGEAPDIEHCADIREAISYHHRMEEKRERMDYEIDGVVIKVDDIRLQEKLGMRTNNPKWAVAYKFKPRKEITRVENIIVQVGRTGTLTPLALLNPVEVGGVTVSRATLHNMDQIERLGVKIGDYVKVERAGDVIPYISGVLKEKRTGKEKDFRMPSKCPSCGGHIEKEDVFYRCPNGLSCPAQAKEAITHYASKDAADIEGLSEKTVALLYDRDIITGIASLYDIKREDLSALEGFKDRKMANILGAIEKSKDITLDRFLYGLGIKNVGKHIAKLIADKFGTLDRIMAATKEELVEINEIGPEIAESIVEWFSEKHNIAAVGKIQKTGVRIKAVEKKKDGVFSGKKVVFTGTMSAMSRTEAEKLVESMGGQASSSVGPGTDILVAGEKAGSKLDKAKKIGVKVLSEEEFIKMISR